Within Salmo trutta chromosome 30, fSalTru1.1, whole genome shotgun sequence, the genomic segment ATCCCTGGCCCTAAGCGGGATGGCTTGATCCAAGCTGTGGCCGAGGCCATGGGATATGTCCTGGAGAACACCTGTGTACGGAGCTGGGAGACGCTGAGGGACCTTCTCTCAGagctctgcctctgcctctgctcCCCCACGGACCCAGGGAAGCCAGCACCTACCTCAGAGGAGCTGAGAGCTGCAGTACTGAGGTGCCTGGACGCTCTGCTCCATGCAGCCTATGGTGACGTGGTCTTCAAGCTGTTTGAGCCCATCATGCTGTCTGGCCTTGGGGCTGCTATCTCCCTGCTGCTGGCACTGGGAGAGCAGGAGAAGTCCCGCACCGTGCAGGCTGCTGCTCTGAAATGCCTGCAGGCCCTGACCCTCCAGTGTGACTGTTCTATGGACCATGTGTTGGTGGGTCAGAAGGAGAGGCGTATCCTAGGCAGCACCATGGCTTCTTTCTTACCTGGGATCACCATCGCTGTGAGCCGTGTGATCACTGGCGATATGAGACATGGACATGCTGTCACAGTTAGGGCCATTAAGGTGTGGTTCAAGACAGTGGGATTGGTGATGGCTGACGACCAGCTTCAgaacacagggactggggagagacaGCTGTGGGAACTGGGGAGAGTATGGGAGCTGGTAGTGCAGAGAACTCCGGACTGGGTGCGAAACACCTCTGGGAGGCTGGCCTTACTGTTAAAAAAGATCATCTCCTGCACCTCAGCTCATCAGCACTGGAGAGTGAGGCTTGAGATGGTGAACTTCTCAGACCACCTCCTGGCCAACTGTAACTCCTCCCTGGGTGAGTGTGTGGGCCCCCTCCTGGAGGCTCTGGTGGGGGCTGTGAACGATGAGGAGCCCACTGTGAGGGAGAGGTGTGAGGCTGCCCTGAGGGAGGTGGCAGAGAGGCATCAGAGCTCAGATAGTAACAACCAGGCCTTTACTGACGTGCTGTCAGAGAACCTCCACTCCCTGGCCACCTCGCTGCCGCGCCTCATGAGGACGTCTGATGACCAGCGTAAGGTGTTTGTCCTCAACGTGTTCCTGGGCTACCTCAAAATCCTGGGCCCCAAGGTGATAGTGGTACTCAACTCTGCGGCCCACCTCCAGCGGGTGTCCAAGGCCCTGATGCAGGTGTTGGAGTTAGACGTGATGGACGTACGCATCGTGGAGGAGAGGAGCTCTGCCGTAACTGTGGCGACGGGGCCCGGACCACATGGGGCACATGCTCAGAGGAAGCACTTCCTCTACTTCACAGACGAAAGAATCTTCTCCCTGCTCAAGGAGATCTGCAGGGTCTTAGGTTACTATGGGAACGTCTATCTCCTAGTAGATCACTTCATGGATCTGTACAAGGAGTCGTCGGTCTACAGGAAGCAAGCTGCAATGGTGCTGAATGAGGTGATCACAGGGGCAGCAGGCATCGGTGTGGCAGGAGGCCAGGAGAGGCAGGGAGTGCCCAATCAGGAGGACCTGAAAGCAGTAGTAGAATCCATCATAGAGGAGTACATCTGCCTGAGCCACTGGCACCTGCCAACCCTTATTGGTGAGGAGTCAGACAAAGGGGAACAGGAGCAGCAAACTCAGTCTAGTCTCTTCTCCATATCTAATGAGGTTG encodes:
- the tti1 gene encoding TELO2-interacting protein 1 homolog isoform X2; the encoded protein is MDHQIDDPKLAFAYLRPACVLLTREPTVGNVETLSTQLRHVNHGTLQQLQDYVLFPLRFILKIPGPKRDGLIQAVAEAMGYVLENTCVRSWETLRDLLSELCLCLCSPTDPGKPAPTSEELRAAVLRCLDALLHAAYGDVVFKLFEPIMLSGLGAAISLLLALGEQEKSRTVQAAALKCLQALTLQCDCSMDHVLVGQKERRILGSTMASFLPGITIAVSRVITGDMRHGHAVTVRAIKVWFKTVGLVMADDQLQNTGTGERQLWELGRVWELVVQRTPDWVRNTSGRLALLLKKIISCTSAHQHWRVRLEMVNFSDHLLANCNSSLGECVGPLLEALVGAVNDEEPTVRERCEAALREVAERHQSSDSNNQAFTDVLSENLHSLATSLPRLMRTSDDQRKVFVLNVFLGYLKILGPKVIVVLNSAAHLQRVSKALMQVLELDVMDVRIVEERSSAVTVATGPGPHGAHAQRKHFLYFTDERIFSLLKEICRVLGYYGNVYLLVDHFMDLYKESSVYRKQAAMVLNEVITGAAGIGVAGGQERQGVPNQEDLKAVVESIIEEYICLSHWHLPTLIGEESDKGEQEQQTQSSLFSISNEVEGKGNPLQLVQAVHKSSTIHELNSNIWQICIQLEGIGCFAQALGMDFRLILMTSLYPVLEKAGDETLLISQAALDAMWDISLACGYASLKELINENSDYLLNDVSLNLQRLGVHPHAPRVLTVMFSHSDPSLLPLVGDIVQDVLLALDMSYDETSPLFCTVLHSLMKALARWFPSSVAGTSDALGTKKVRREQDQLNVRQFLLDYHKQKELAVGIGAEEEGTEHPELPPSMDCEEDMDSPDVKVELPAHITIAKDVMERCIHLLSDPSLRLRLKVLDVLELCVCVLSQKENELLPMAHRCWPALLLRLTADDPLAVLRAFRVSISLLLPPSLSSVHIGGNLQRFPEEEGV